One genomic region from Nostoc sphaeroides encodes:
- a CDS encoding serine/threonine-protein kinase has protein sequence MTYHIIGKLLQGRYKIIQSLGAGVFGQTYIAVDVDYPENPKCVVKQIKVSSSESGYLEMLRLLFQTETQTLKLLGSHHQIPEFIACFEENDQFYLVQEWIEGYALARELPIAQQWGCLWSEREVVEFLIDVLDILEFVHSHGVIHCDIKPENLIRRNSDFKLALIDFGSIQSIDFGIGAELPIYRIPVTSLGYIPPEQFIGETQPNSDIYALGMIAIQALTGLEPLQLKADPYTNEIVWRSENTPVNDYLAAVLSQMIRYDYQNRFQSASEVLRVLKQIIWEQPIEILETDEQFFIEAAIEDDNLTSGNSSPLLTGMKVGLAANSLVMGFGVYSLINAAPAYSETETLSKATQEYQAGDLEEAIALAKSIPSHSNVYPEAQATIEEWQEQWQVAAQQYQIAQTAFNESKWSDVIHAVAKSPNISYWQSKTDKLVQQAYVNIEAQTQDLLAKAYESADTKDFSAALQYLRQIPKESRAGALVQDKLAEYNRKRQIRAAYFLQKAYKQALVGDFDLAIKFLRNIPNDTLVYAQAQVKLNEYTQKQRLLTDYQNVASAKIKNSFVSKNSVTKIEYIQGGNYLQEVNIR, from the coding sequence ATGACCTACCACATAATCGGTAAATTACTACAAGGGCGTTACAAAATTATCCAAAGCCTGGGTGCAGGGGTATTTGGACAAACATACATAGCTGTAGACGTAGATTATCCAGAGAATCCCAAATGCGTTGTTAAACAGATTAAAGTTAGTAGTTCCGAATCTGGCTACTTGGAGATGCTAAGGTTACTGTTTCAGACTGAAACCCAAACCCTCAAGCTTTTGGGAAGCCATCACCAAATTCCTGAATTTATCGCCTGCTTTGAAGAAAACGACCAATTTTATTTAGTCCAAGAATGGATTGAAGGATATGCGCTGGCTAGGGAATTACCCATTGCTCAACAATGGGGATGTCTGTGGAGTGAAAGGGAAGTTGTAGAATTCCTGATAGATGTCTTAGATATTCTGGAATTTGTTCATTCTCACGGCGTTATCCATTGCGATATCAAACCAGAAAATTTGATCAGACGTAATAGCGATTTCAAGTTAGCTTTGATTGACTTTGGCTCAATTCAGTCTATCGATTTTGGCATAGGTGCGGAATTGCCCATTTATAGAATTCCTGTCACTTCATTAGGTTATATACCGCCAGAGCAATTTATTGGAGAAACACAGCCCAACAGTGATATTTATGCTTTGGGTATGATTGCCATCCAGGCTTTAACTGGGTTAGAACCACTGCAATTAAAAGCTGATCCTTATACTAATGAAATTGTTTGGCGTTCTGAAAACACGCCAGTTAATGATTATCTAGCTGCTGTTCTCAGCCAAATGATCCGTTACGATTATCAAAACCGCTTTCAGTCTGCGAGTGAGGTGCTGCGGGTGCTTAAACAAATAATATGGGAACAGCCAATAGAAATATTAGAAACAGATGAGCAATTTTTTATAGAGGCGGCGATTGAAGATGATAATCTTACATCTGGAAATTCATCTCCGTTATTAACAGGAATGAAAGTAGGACTGGCGGCTAATTCTTTAGTGATGGGATTTGGTGTATATTCTTTAATTAATGCTGCGCCTGCATACTCAGAAACAGAAACTTTATCTAAAGCCACACAAGAATATCAAGCAGGAGATTTAGAAGAAGCGATCGCACTTGCTAAATCAATTCCCTCCCACAGCAATGTTTATCCAGAAGCGCAAGCCACAATTGAAGAATGGCAAGAGCAATGGCAAGTAGCTGCACAGCAATATCAAATAGCTCAAACAGCTTTTAATGAGAGCAAATGGTCAGATGTTATTCATGCTGTTGCTAAAAGTCCAAATATTTCATATTGGCAATCTAAAACAGATAAACTAGTTCAGCAAGCATACGTCAACATTGAAGCACAGACGCAAGATTTATTAGCAAAAGCTTACGAAAGTGCCGATACAAAAGATTTTTCTGCTGCATTACAATATCTGCGGCAAATTCCTAAAGAAAGTCGTGCGGGTGCTTTAGTTCAAGACAAGTTGGCTGAGTACAATCGAAAGCGTCAGATTAGAGCAGCTTACTTTTTACAGAAAGCTTATAAACAAGCACTTGTTGGTGATTTTGATCTGGCTATAAAATTTCTCCGAAATATTCCCAACGATACTCTAGTTTATGCTCAAGCTCAAGTAAAATTGAATGAGTATACTCAAAAACAACGCCTGCTGACTGATTATCAAAATGTCGCTTCTGCAAAAATAAAAAATTCATTTGTATCTAAAAATTCAGTGACTAAAATTGAATATATTCAAGGAGGAAATTACCTGCAAGAGGTTAATATTCGATAG
- a CDS encoding YcjF family protein → MPLSRIVTLIVGLIVILGLALWLIDSLSRLYWQLSYSPLLGNLLLLLLIVLIGALVAAFVYYVLVIQSGEKRSRRNPKRVTAAQIPAGKSDAASTTLQAVRQQVGQIQDEVARQALLSKSREIEANLARGEIQVVVFGTGSAGKTSLVNAIMGRMVGQVDAPMGTTQVGETYCLRLKGLERKILITDTPGILEAGVAGTEREQMARELATEADLLLFVVDNDLRRSEYEPLRGLAEIGKRSLLVLNKTDLYTDEDKESILARLRQRVRGFIATNDVVAIAANPQPAQLETGETFQPEPDIVPLLRRTAAVLRAEGEDLVADNILLQSLRLGDEARKLIDGQRRRQADKIVERFQWIGAGVVSVTPIPVVDLLATAAVNAQMVVEIGRVYGCELNMERGRELALSLAKTIASLGIVKGAIQLLSTALQLNVATFIIGRAIQGVTAAYLTRIAGKSFIEYFRHDQDWGDGGMTEVVQRQFQINRRDEFIKAFIQEAIARVVKPLQDKSEVVEPEEEANS, encoded by the coding sequence ATGCCTCTGTCACGCATAGTAACGCTGATTGTTGGTCTGATTGTCATTTTGGGGCTAGCCCTATGGCTAATTGATTCCCTATCGCGCCTCTATTGGCAATTGTCCTATTCGCCGTTGCTAGGCAATTTGCTGCTGTTGCTGCTGATTGTCCTGATTGGAGCGTTGGTTGCCGCTTTTGTCTATTATGTATTGGTGATTCAATCTGGAGAAAAGCGATCGCGCCGCAACCCAAAGCGAGTAACTGCGGCGCAAATTCCTGCTGGCAAATCTGATGCTGCTTCTACAACTCTCCAAGCTGTGCGCCAACAGGTAGGGCAAATTCAAGATGAAGTAGCACGCCAAGCTTTATTAAGTAAATCGCGCGAGATTGAAGCAAACTTAGCACGCGGTGAAATTCAAGTAGTGGTATTTGGTACGGGGAGTGCTGGCAAAACTTCTCTAGTTAATGCGATTATGGGACGCATGGTGGGTCAAGTGGATGCACCGATGGGTACAACCCAGGTGGGAGAAACCTATTGTCTGCGGTTGAAGGGATTAGAACGCAAGATTTTAATTACGGATACGCCAGGGATTTTAGAAGCGGGAGTAGCGGGAACGGAACGGGAACAAATGGCGCGAGAACTGGCGACAGAAGCCGATTTACTGTTGTTTGTGGTAGATAATGACTTACGGCGCTCAGAATATGAGCCATTGCGGGGATTAGCAGAAATTGGGAAGCGATCGCTCTTAGTTCTCAACAAAACTGATTTATATACAGATGAAGATAAAGAATCCATTCTTGCAAGGTTGCGTCAACGGGTACGGGGATTTATTGCTACTAATGATGTGGTGGCGATCGCTGCTAATCCCCAACCTGCACAATTAGAAACTGGCGAAACCTTCCAGCCGGAACCCGATATTGTTCCTTTGCTGCGGCGCACGGCGGCTGTTTTACGCGCCGAAGGTGAAGATTTGGTGGCAGATAATATTCTTTTACAATCTCTGCGATTGGGAGACGAAGCGCGAAAACTCATCGATGGCCAGCGTCGCCGTCAAGCTGACAAAATTGTAGAACGCTTTCAGTGGATTGGTGCTGGTGTGGTATCAGTTACGCCTATACCAGTGGTAGATTTGTTGGCGACAGCAGCTGTTAATGCTCAAATGGTTGTGGAAATTGGCAGAGTTTACGGCTGTGAATTGAATATGGAACGGGGGCGAGAGTTAGCCCTTTCTTTAGCGAAAACGATTGCTAGTTTAGGCATTGTCAAAGGAGCGATTCAATTATTATCTACAGCTTTGCAACTCAATGTTGCCACCTTTATTATTGGTAGAGCAATTCAAGGTGTGACAGCAGCTTATTTAACACGAATTGCTGGTAAAAGTTTTATTGAATATTTTCGTCATGACCAAGATTGGGGTGATGGTGGAATGACAGAAGTTGTGCAGCGACAGTTTCAAATTAATCGCAGAGATGAATTTATTAAAGCTTTTATTCAAGAAGCGATCGCACGGGTGGTGAAGCCGTTACAAGATAAATCTGAAGTAGTTGAACCCGAAGAGGAAGCTAATAGTTAA
- a CDS encoding DUF937 domain-containing protein, protein MGLFDQILGAVANPNQQGSLGQLGSIVNTVQQLSDTYSGQSDRTGTDPSTIQSVLSIVGSQVRSVLQQKQATDGNEAAQSLVNQYAGTSPNPQAVNSLFSPQIQQQVAQVASQRTGLDASIVQQLLPLAVPLVLSFLQSGANAQNPQAGGNSVLNSFLDADGDGDVDIADAIQMASRYMKR, encoded by the coding sequence ATGGGACTTTTCGATCAAATTCTTGGTGCCGTTGCTAATCCCAATCAACAGGGCAGCTTAGGTCAATTGGGAAGTATTGTTAACACTGTACAGCAGTTGAGCGATACCTACAGTGGGCAAAGCGATCGCACTGGCACAGATCCATCTACCATCCAATCAGTTTTGTCAATTGTCGGTAGTCAAGTGCGTTCTGTTTTACAACAAAAGCAAGCTACAGATGGTAATGAAGCCGCACAAAGTCTAGTTAATCAATATGCTGGTACTTCACCTAACCCCCAAGCCGTCAATTCGCTGTTTTCTCCTCAGATACAACAACAGGTAGCTCAGGTTGCTTCCCAGCGCACTGGATTGGATGCTAGTATAGTTCAACAATTGCTGCCTTTAGCAGTACCTTTAGTACTGAGTTTTTTGCAATCAGGTGCAAATGCTCAAAATCCCCAAGCTGGCGGGAATTCTGTACTTAATTCCTTCTTGGATGCTGACGGCGATGGTGATGTCGATATCGCTGATGCCATCCAAATGGCTAGTCGGTATATGAAACGTTAA
- a CDS encoding pyridoxamine 5'-phosphate oxidase family protein: MAKVFDCITEEQQGFIAAQHIFFVGSAPLSPTGHVNLSPKGLGCFRVLSPNRVGYLDLTGSGNETSAHLQENGRITFMFCAFEEPARILRLYGQGKTILPNSPDWDSLYSLFVPIPGTRQIIVADIEKIQISCGFGVPLYEYQGERQTLVDWASKKGEEGVREYQQQKNLVSIDGLATPLSKLP; the protein is encoded by the coding sequence ATGGCTAAAGTTTTTGACTGTATTACTGAGGAACAGCAAGGCTTTATTGCAGCCCAACACATTTTCTTTGTTGGCTCTGCACCCTTGAGTCCTACGGGTCATGTTAACCTCTCTCCTAAAGGTTTAGGCTGCTTTCGCGTCCTCTCTCCCAACCGAGTAGGTTATTTAGACCTTACAGGCAGTGGTAACGAAACATCAGCGCATTTGCAAGAAAATGGGCGAATAACCTTCATGTTTTGCGCCTTTGAGGAACCCGCCCGTATCCTCCGTCTTTACGGTCAAGGAAAGACGATTTTACCGAATTCTCCAGATTGGGACTCCCTATACTCTTTGTTTGTGCCGATACCTGGAACTCGTCAAATTATTGTCGCTGACATTGAAAAAATACAGATTTCTTGTGGTTTTGGCGTACCACTTTATGAATATCAAGGTGAGCGCCAGACTTTAGTAGACTGGGCTAGTAAAAAAGGCGAAGAGGGAGTTCGAGAATATCAACAGCAGAAAAATCTCGTCAGCATTGACGGTTTAGCCACACCACTAAGTAAATTACCCTAA
- a CDS encoding GNAT family N-acetyltransferase — protein MDYSIRPLKQQDEPFLWEMLYEAAHIVEEGNLTVQDAMNNPDLAKYVKDWGRKDDSGFIAILESSNQPVGAAWLRLLTGENKGYGYVDDQTPELAIAILPQHRNKGIGTQLLTHLLAAAKTFYPSISLSTRATNPAVGLYKRFGWEVLADSETINRVGGVSFKMKIDF, from the coding sequence ATGGATTATTCTATTCGTCCACTTAAACAGCAAGATGAGCCTTTCCTTTGGGAAATGTTGTACGAAGCAGCCCATATAGTAGAAGAAGGTAATTTGACAGTGCAGGATGCAATGAATAATCCTGATTTGGCAAAATATGTTAAAGATTGGGGACGTAAAGATGATAGCGGCTTTATCGCTATTCTAGAAAGTAGTAATCAACCAGTAGGAGCGGCATGGCTGCGTCTATTGACTGGTGAAAATAAGGGATATGGCTATGTTGATGATCAAACTCCTGAACTAGCTATTGCCATTCTTCCTCAACATAGAAATAAAGGCATAGGAACGCAGTTACTCACACATTTGTTAGCAGCAGCTAAAACATTTTATCCATCAATATCACTTAGTACCAGAGCGACAAATCCAGCCGTGGGTTTATATAAACGATTTGGCTGGGAAGTTCTTGCTGATAGTGAGACAATCAACCGAGTTGGTGGCGTCTCTTTCAAAATGAAAATTGATTTTTAA
- a CDS encoding hydantoinase B/oxoprolinase family protein has protein sequence MYTTTQPDPIRLEIFKNLYQFIAEQMGIVLQNTAASVNIKERLDFSCAIFDSSGLLVANAPHIPVHLGSMSESVRSLINEKGDTLKPGNVYLSNNPYNGGTHLPDVTAITPVFLESCENTPFPTPLFFVASRGHQADIGGVTPGSMPPHSTTVEEEGIIFDNFLLVEEGNFRETAVRQHLSTHTYPARNLDQNIADFKAQIAANERGVQELRKMVSQYKLDTVQAYMKFVQANAEESVRKAINLLKDGSFIYEMDNGARIQVQVTIHQENRSATIDFTGTSRQLNSNFNAPKAVTQAAVLYVFRTLVDDNIPLNAGCLNPLEIIIPVGCMLNPTYPAAVVAGNVETSQTIVDALYGALGIMAASQGTMNNFTFGNEQYQYYETICGGSGAGIDFDGTDGVHSHMTNSRLTDPEVLETRYPVLLESFSIRPDSGGKGQYSGGNGVVRRIRFLEPMTANILSGHRVVPPFGLNGGEAGIVGRNWIQRHNGIEENLDSTATVEMKPGDVFVIETPGGGAFNSY, from the coding sequence ATGTACACAACAACGCAACCAGATCCCATCCGCTTAGAAATATTCAAAAATCTCTATCAATTTATCGCCGAACAAATGGGAATTGTTCTCCAGAATACGGCAGCATCTGTAAATATCAAAGAAAGGCTGGATTTCTCCTGCGCTATTTTTGACTCATCTGGATTATTAGTTGCTAATGCCCCCCACATTCCTGTACATTTAGGCTCAATGAGTGAAAGTGTCCGCAGTTTAATTAACGAAAAAGGCGACACCCTAAAACCAGGAAATGTCTATCTATCTAATAACCCCTATAATGGCGGAACCCACCTTCCCGACGTAACTGCAATTACCCCTGTTTTTCTAGAGAGTTGTGAAAATACTCCATTCCCTACTCCCCTCTTTTTTGTTGCTTCTCGTGGACACCAAGCAGATATCGGTGGAGTTACTCCCGGTTCAATGCCTCCCCACAGTACTACAGTAGAAGAGGAAGGAATTATTTTTGATAATTTTCTCTTGGTTGAAGAGGGCAATTTTCGAGAAACCGCAGTCAGACAACACCTCTCAACTCATACTTATCCTGCTCGTAACCTTGACCAAAATATCGCTGATTTTAAAGCACAAATTGCCGCAAATGAACGGGGAGTACAAGAGCTTCGTAAAATGGTTTCACAATACAAGCTCGATACTGTTCAAGCTTACATGAAGTTTGTACAAGCTAATGCTGAGGAGTCGGTGAGAAAGGCTATCAATCTTCTCAAGGATGGTTCATTTATTTATGAAATGGATAATGGGGCACGAATTCAAGTTCAAGTGACGATTCATCAAGAAAATCGTAGTGCTACCATTGATTTTACTGGAACTTCTCGGCAACTAAATAGTAATTTTAATGCTCCCAAAGCTGTCACTCAAGCCGCAGTTTTATACGTCTTTCGGACTTTAGTTGATGATAATATTCCACTTAATGCCGGGTGTCTTAACCCTCTAGAAATTATTATTCCGGTTGGCTGTATGCTGAATCCAACTTATCCAGCAGCAGTAGTAGCGGGTAATGTCGAAACTTCTCAAACCATTGTCGATGCTTTATACGGCGCTTTAGGTATCATGGCTGCTTCTCAAGGAACGATGAATAATTTTACTTTTGGTAATGAGCAATATCAATATTATGAAACTATCTGCGGCGGCTCTGGAGCAGGAATTGATTTTGATGGAACTGATGGTGTTCATTCTCACATGACTAACTCTCGCTTGACCGATCCAGAAGTTTTAGAAACCCGTTATCCTGTACTTTTAGAAAGCTTTAGTATTCGTCCCGATAGTGGTGGTAAAGGGCAATATTCCGGTGGTAATGGAGTTGTGCGCCGCATCCGTTTTTTAGAACCCATGACAGCTAATATTCTTTCTGGACATCGGGTTGTCCCTCCCTTTGGATTAAATGGCGGAGAAGCCGGAATTGTCGGACGCAATTGGATACAACGTCACAATGGAATTGAAGAGAATTTAGACAGCACAGCAACAGTAGAGATGAAACCTGGAGATGTTTTTGTGATAGAAACTCCTGGAGGAGGCGCATTTAACAGTTATTAG
- a CDS encoding GNAT family N-acetyltransferase, producing the protein MKIRSATPDDILLIFSFIQKKSEFDRNIGAYSGVLQVTQEKIRKTIFGTVPFSYVLFAETSECVVGFALYGFRYSSFVGQPSIWLDDLYVDENMRSQGAGAALMSYLAQVAKDNDCTHLAWNADVRNSRGLSFYHRLGAKVTEQKGNRCFLTWTPQILAV; encoded by the coding sequence ATGAAGATTCGGTCTGCTACACCTGATGACATATTACTAATTTTTTCCTTTATCCAAAAAAAGTCTGAATTTGATAGAAACATTGGTGCTTATTCTGGTGTACTTCAAGTTACTCAGGAGAAAATACGTAAAACAATTTTTGGAACAGTACCTTTCTCTTACGTTTTATTTGCAGAAACCTCAGAGTGTGTGGTTGGGTTTGCTTTATATGGATTCAGATACTCATCTTTTGTAGGGCAACCGAGTATCTGGCTTGATGATTTGTATGTGGACGAAAATATGAGAAGTCAAGGAGCAGGAGCCGCGTTAATGAGTTATTTAGCTCAAGTAGCAAAGGATAATGACTGTACCCATCTTGCTTGGAATGCTGATGTTCGCAACAGTCGCGGACTTAGTTTTTATCATAGGCTAGGTGCAAAAGTTACGGAGCAGAAAGGTAATCGCTGTTTTTTAACCTGGACACCACAAATACTTGCTGTATAA
- a CDS encoding hydantoinase/oxoprolinase family protein, protein MLKVFADRGGTFTDIVAVTNNQTIIDRLLRHPERFLIVSLPNQQWIIVYKLVSENPEQYQDAAIQGIRDIMGISSNEPIPTEAIEVVKMGTTVATNALLERKGDRVVLLITKGFKDALRIGYQNRPNIFARHIVLPTMLYEQVIEIDERYDAHGNELIPINIQQVKNDLQAVYNTGIRSCAIVFMHSDRYPKHEQQIAQTAQEIGFTQISVSHQVSPLMKLVSRGDTTVVDAYLTPILRRYVNQIASQLPGVKLMFMKSDGGLVAAEQFQGKDSILSGPAGGIVGAVQTSKRAGFELVITFDMGGTSTDVAHFKGEYERQLDSEIAGARMRVPVLAINTIAAGGGSILFFDGSSYRVGPKSAGSNPGPACYRRGGPLAVTDANVMLGKIHPQYFPSVFGIDGNLPLDKDTVIQQFTQLAQDIQGATLNNCTPEQVAAGFIAIAVENMANAIKKISLQRGYDVSQYVLCCFGGAGGQVACLIADTLGMKKIFLHPYAGVLSAYGMGLADVRAIREGGVEQPLTQALIPKLYQLMEYLETQARSEINEANAQIEIVQKVNLKYEGTNSTLTVNFADDVVLMRQEFEDEHKSRYGFIQLDKTLIVESASVEVIQKMETPEEPLITRTRPLDEAATSLETVRMFSTDRWYDTPVYRREDLQPEDSINGPAIVVEKISTIVVEPNWQARLTERNHLILQRL, encoded by the coding sequence ATGTTGAAAGTTTTTGCCGATCGCGGTGGTACATTTACAGATATTGTTGCTGTTACTAACAATCAGACAATTATAGACAGACTCTTAAGACATCCAGAACGTTTTTTAATTGTTTCTCTACCTAATCAGCAATGGATTATAGTCTACAAACTGGTTTCAGAAAATCCCGAACAATATCAAGATGCAGCCATCCAAGGAATTCGGGATATCATGGGTATTTCCAGCAACGAACCCATTCCTACTGAAGCGATAGAAGTAGTAAAAATGGGGACAACAGTAGCAACAAATGCACTGTTAGAAAGGAAAGGCGATCGCGTCGTTCTTCTCATTACTAAAGGTTTTAAAGATGCACTACGAATTGGCTACCAAAACCGTCCTAACATCTTTGCTCGTCATATCGTTTTACCAACCATGCTTTATGAGCAGGTGATTGAGATTGATGAACGCTATGATGCTCATGGCAATGAATTAATACCGATAAATATTCAACAAGTCAAAAATGACTTACAAGCAGTTTATAACACAGGAATTCGGAGTTGTGCTATTGTTTTTATGCACAGCGATCGCTATCCCAAACACGAACAACAAATAGCCCAAACCGCCCAAGAAATCGGTTTTACACAAATATCTGTATCTCATCAAGTTAGCCCGTTAATGAAATTAGTCAGCCGAGGAGATACAACAGTAGTTGATGCTTATTTAACTCCGATTTTACGTCGCTATGTCAACCAAATAGCGAGTCAGTTACCTGGAGTAAAATTAATGTTTATGAAATCTGACGGCGGTTTAGTTGCAGCCGAACAATTTCAAGGCAAAGATAGTATTTTGAGTGGCCCGGCTGGTGGTATTGTCGGTGCAGTACAAACTAGTAAAAGAGCAGGTTTTGAGTTAGTTATTACCTTTGATATGGGAGGGACAAGTACAGATGTCGCCCACTTTAAAGGAGAGTATGAACGACAATTAGATTCAGAAATTGCTGGGGCGCGGATGCGAGTTCCCGTATTAGCAATTAATACCATTGCGGCTGGAGGCGGTTCAATTCTCTTTTTTGATGGTTCTAGTTATCGTGTCGGCCCTAAATCTGCTGGTTCAAATCCTGGCCCTGCTTGTTACCGACGTGGGGGGCCATTAGCGGTTACTGATGCTAATGTGATGTTAGGCAAAATCCACCCGCAATATTTTCCCTCGGTTTTTGGAATTGATGGCAATTTACCTTTAGATAAAGATACTGTAATTCAGCAATTTACACAATTAGCCCAAGATATTCAAGGCGCTACATTAAATAATTGTACTCCTGAACAAGTAGCTGCTGGATTTATTGCGATCGCAGTAGAAAATATGGCGAACGCAATTAAAAAAATCAGTCTACAACGGGGTTATGATGTCAGCCAATATGTGCTTTGTTGTTTTGGCGGCGCAGGCGGACAAGTTGCTTGTTTAATTGCCGATACCTTGGGAATGAAAAAAATATTTCTTCATCCTTATGCTGGTGTTCTTTCTGCTTATGGAATGGGATTAGCTGATGTCCGGGCAATTAGAGAAGGAGGAGTAGAACAGCCTTTAACCCAAGCATTAATTCCTAAATTATACCAGTTAATGGAATATTTAGAAACTCAAGCTAGAAGTGAAATAAATGAAGCTAATGCTCAGATAGAAATAGTTCAGAAAGTCAACTTAAAATATGAAGGAACTAATTCTACTTTAACCGTTAACTTTGCCGATGATGTGGTATTAATGCGGCAAGAATTTGAGGATGAACATAAATCCCGCTATGGTTTTATTCAATTAGATAAAACTTTAATTGTTGAATCAGCCTCAGTAGAAGTAATTCAGAAAATGGAGACACCCGAAGAACCCTTAATTACTCGTACTCGTCCTTTAGATGAAGCTGCTACATCTCTTGAGACAGTAAGGATGTTTAGTACCGATAGATGGTATGATACGCCTGTTTACCGACGAGAAGATTTACAACCAGAAGATAGTATTAATGGGCCTGCGATCGTTGTTGAAAAAATTAGCACAATTGTAGTGGAACCTAATTGGCAAGCAAGATTAACTGAACGTAATCATTTAATTTTACAGCGTCTATAA